A region of the Penicillium psychrofluorescens genome assembly, chromosome: 6 genome:
GTCGCCCCCAGCTGTGGGTTGTCCACCGAGCGCAGCattggcaccggcaccaAAGTCGTATGCCTGGCCAGCGTAcgctctcttcttccgggcggcggcatggccCTGAGCGGTCTGTCCTTGCACAGGAGACTGCTGGTCTTCGGGTACGGAGGAGCCATGGCCCGGTTGGGCATAGCCCTCCTGGGGAGGATAACCCCCCTGTGGTGCTGCCATGGAGGTGTGTGGTGGGGGTCGGGGACAATTGGGAAGAGGTCGAGGAGTtgagggggggggggaggagtcACGGAGGTGGGTGGATGAACGTGTGGGTGCGGAGTGACAGCTTCCTATGTAGGGGACAGCACTGTCAGTCAGGCTAGCAGCAAGCCACAAACAGCTGGTGAGAATACCGAAAAGTGACACGCAGAAACGCACAAGCCGGGGAAGACGAGTGGGaggcggtgatgatgagtTACGGTGGCCTTTAGCTTGGGCCAATCAGGGGCCTAGCATGTGACTTGCTCTACTGTGTTATGCTCCCGGGAGTTGTACTGTGTAGAGTATAGATCGAGATGATTGTACATGGATTGTGAATCTAAAAGATAGGTATAGCTCTCGATCTGTCTGGAACGAAGTGCGGTAAACATCAATACATCTATCGGGGCTGCCATCTCTTGGGGCTGCTGCCCTGTTCAACTATATATTCCCGAACACTAACACATGACAACTCGGCACAACCGATGCATACATACGATCCAACAACAAGTATAGACATTTTTCAAACCTAGATCCATTCATAATTCTCATCTTACCCAACTCAGAAAGCAACCCCCAAGAATGTGtgtttctcttccttttcccccACAATCTAGGGGTTCCCCGTTGCCCTGCCAACGACCGACACACACACCTGGTTCAACTCGGCGAATACTCGAGCTCCTACACACGTCGACAATCCCCGCGTCTTGCAGCCAACAGGTAGGTTAGGTAGCGATTCATTTCTTCGGGAggattttctttctttcttttccttgggtcacccatccatccattcctTCTTGTTTGTTTCATCTGAATGAAGGAATTGCCACAATGAGTGTTCGGGTCGTTGCGCGTGTTCGACCTCTCCTCAAGTCCGAGCGGGAGCTCGACGTGATTCTTCGCACGGGTGCCACGACTGGTACTGCCGATTCCAAGTCGCGTCAGTCGACTGGTGACAAGAAAAGTTCCCGCGAAGGCGCTGCGTTAGCGGCGTTGAGGGATCGAGATAACCTGGTGCGGATTCCAAACCCGAAAaacgagggcgaggagtATGCCTTTCAATTCAACGCCGTCTATGACTCGGATGCGTCGCAGCAGGAGCTGTTTGATGCCGAAGGTACGTCCTACATGCCCCTGAAGATGTATCCGCCGTCTGATCGCAGCTGCTCAACAGTTGCACCCACAACCAAGCACTTGTTCAACGGGTTTGATGTCACCATCTTTGCATACGGCGTTACCGGGACCGGCAAAACACATACGATGCGCGGCGGGAAAACCCTTGCTGACCGGGGCGTGATCCCCAGGATGCTCAGTGGCATTTACCGACGTAGTCGAAAGATCGAAAAGGATAGCGACGGAGAGACCAAGGTACAGGTCTCTTTGAGCTACTATGAGATCTACAATGACAAGGTGTACGATCTGTTCGAACCGCCCGAGAAGCGCACACTCGCGGGACTGCCTCTTCGAGACAACGGTGGCAAGACCGTGGTCGTTGGGCTGACCGAGAAGTCCTGCACGAGCTTGAAGGAGTTCGAGGGGCTCTATGACCAGGCGAACACCAACCGGTCAACCTCTGCAACAAAAGTATGCCTGCTCTGCCGGATTTGAAGATTCGAGAACTGCTGCTCACAATCGACTGCTCTAGTTGAACGCACACTCCTCACGGTCCCACGCGATCCTCGCAGTCAAGGTTACTGTAATCTCTCCTGACCAGACTCGGGTCAGCACAGCTTCAGCCATCGATCTGGCGGGCTCAGAAGACAACCGTCGCACTGAAAATGACAAGGAGCGAATGGTCGAATCGGCGAGCATCAACAAGAGTCTCTTTGTGTTGGCTCAGTGCGTCGAGGCAATCAACAAGAAGCAACATCGGATTCCGTACCGTGAATCCAAGATGACTCGGATCCTGTCTCTGGGCCAGAACAATGGACTGACAGTCATGATCCTCAATCTTGCCTCTGTCCGGTCATACCACCTGGACACGATCAGCTCGCTCAACGTTGCCAGCCGGACAAGGAAGATCGAGGTTCGGGAGGTGGAGAATGATCCGATGTTCAAAGGCCCTCCAAGAGCGCCAATGCGGTCTTCGATGGCAGCTTCGCGACAGCCTCTACGCCCACTGACCGCTTCAGTCAACGTGAATATGCCAGCACCTGCCGCAAAAGACccagccaagaaggatgATGACAAGCCTGTGAAAATGTTCAGTGTCTATTCGGATCGGCCGCAGAAGCCTCATATGACACAGCTTCGCAAGCCTGAGGTGTCCAAGCggccttccctttcttccGATGGCCATACTTCTCGCATATTAAAGCCTGCCCGTCAGACACTGGCCCCAGTTATGGAGCCTTCAACAGACCACGCAGACATCTCTGCTGcgaagattgaggagatggttgagaaGAAAGTGGAAGAAATCTTGGCTGTGCGCACCGTGAGCGAGCAATCCCGGCAGACGCAAGTTCGCGAGCTGAACGAGAAGGTCCAACGACGACTCGAAATGCTGGAGCAACGTGTCGACGGTACCGAGGATGCAAGGGCGGAGGGTCTTTCCTATCTACTCATGGCCAAGCAACACCAAGCACGCGGTGAAGACGCCTCTGCACTGAGGATGTACCAGCTGGCATTGCCTCATTTCCCACACAATGAGAAACTGATGGGCAAGATTGCGGCTTTGAAGGAACGAGTCCAAGGCAAGACACGGGGGTCACAGGTCTTCACTGGCGCTGTTTCCCCCCCTAGCAAAGGCAGATT
Encoded here:
- a CDS encoding uncharacterized protein (ID:PFLUO_008708-T1.cds;~source:funannotate); its protein translation is MSVRVVARVRPLLKSERELDVILRTGATTGTADSKSRQSTGDKKSSREGAALAALRDRDNLVRIPNPKNEGEEYAFQFNAVYDSDASQQELFDAEGTSYMPLKMYPPSDRSCSTVAPTTKHLFNGFDVTIFAYGVTGTGKTHTMRGGKTLADRGVIPRMLSGIYRRSRKIEKDSDGETKVQVSLSYYEIYNDKVYDLFEPPEKRTLAGLPLRDNGGKTVVVGLTEKSCTSLKEFEGLYDQANTNRSTSATKLNAHSSRSHAILAVKVTVISPDQTRVSTASAIDLAGSEDNRRTENDKERMVESASINKSLFVLAQCVEAINKKQHRIPYRESKMTRILSLGQNNGLTVMILNLASVRSYHLDTISSLNVASRTRKIEVREVENDPMFKGPPRAPMRSSMAASRQPLRPLTASVNVNMPAPAAKDPAKKDDDKPVKMFSVYSDRPQKPHMTQLRKPEVSKRPSLSSDGHTSRILKPARQTLAPVMEPSTDHADISAAKIEEMVEKKVEEILAVRTVSEQSRQTQVRELNEKVQRRLEMLEQRVDGTEDARAEGLSYLLMAKQHQARGEDASALRMYQLALPHFPHNEKLMGKIAALKERVQGKTRGSQVFTGAVSPPSKGRFGSMLSLKREPPKTFGKRQSEDFDADYGDHTGGDGFSSDEDVSRPRHKKRATAKSFTRGEIDLDAVDCGDPSVSPRTIHLLSIINSRDVSQIKLLKGVGAKKAEAIVDCLCEMDQNPDVSFVSDQPQFQVNNLAELSTLKGVGLKTVENMRNGVLV